A single genomic interval of Clostridium facile harbors:
- a CDS encoding MarR family winged helix-turn-helix transcriptional regulator has protein sequence MERNTDILISIRKLIKLYEAMLKTVCQNYHLTQIETDIISFLQNNPGRDTAGDIVELRMLSKGNVSQAVENLIQKSLLERSQDQDDRRKIHLSLRPEAKPILEEIQRIREKFLEEIFAGFSEQERELYAEWNDRIRNNAKSAMERMD, from the coding sequence ATGGAACGGAATACCGATATTTTAATTAGCATCCGAAAACTTATCAAATTATACGAAGCCATGCTTAAAACCGTCTGCCAGAACTATCATTTAACGCAGATTGAGACGGATATTATCAGTTTTTTGCAAAACAACCCTGGTAGGGATACCGCTGGTGATATTGTGGAACTGCGGATGCTTTCCAAAGGGAACGTATCCCAGGCAGTAGAAAATTTAATCCAAAAATCTTTGTTGGAACGCAGCCAGGACCAAGATGATCGGAGAAAAATCCATCTTTCCTTGCGTCCAGAAGCAAAACCAATTTTAGAGGAAATACAGCGGATTAGAGAAAAATTCCTAGAAGAAATCTTTGCGGGTTTTTCTGAACAAGAACGGGAACTATATGCGGAATGGAATGATCGGATCCGAAACAATGCCA
- a CDS encoding PadR family transcriptional regulator, translating into MENITEMLKGILEGCVLELISRQDTYGYEITRQLNTMGFTDVVEGTVYTILVRLEKNKLVDIQKKPSALGPPRKFYSLNDAGREELRLFWEKWEFLSSKINELKENNSNG; encoded by the coding sequence TTGGAAAATATAACTGAAATGCTAAAAGGGATATTAGAAGGCTGTGTTCTAGAATTGATCAGCAGGCAGGACACCTACGGCTACGAGATTACCCGCCAATTGAACACAATGGGATTTACCGATGTGGTAGAAGGGACAGTTTACACAATTTTAGTCAGGCTAGAAAAAAATAAGCTGGTAGACATCCAAAAAAAGCCATCTGCGCTCGGCCCGCCACGGAAATTCTATTCACTTAACGATGCTGGGCGGGAAGAACTCCGCTTATTTTGGGAAAAATGGGAGTTTCTATCCTCAAAAATCAACGAATTAAAGGAGAATAACAGCAATGGGTGA
- a CDS encoding DUF1048 domain-containing protein, with product MGDFLNNYFNIGKMIKEKQEYKKQMARVATLPADYQYVFQKIQHHMWQFVSGAGYDMMEVQYGLIDLSEEGAANGKTILEVTGEDVAAFVEELLKNTRTYTQDWRSKLNHDIQKKLGNKQQTGFWAEPWKID from the coding sequence ATGGGTGATTTTTTGAACAACTATTTTAATATAGGAAAAATGATTAAAGAAAAACAGGAATACAAAAAGCAGATGGCAAGGGTTGCTACCCTACCAGCTGATTATCAATACGTGTTCCAAAAGATTCAACACCATATGTGGCAGTTTGTTTCCGGCGCTGGATATGATATGATGGAGGTCCAGTACGGGCTGATTGATTTATCTGAGGAAGGCGCTGCTAATGGTAAGACTATTTTAGAGGTAACAGGCGAAGATGTTGCTGCATTTGTAGAGGAACTTTTGAAAAACACCAGAACCTATACACAGGATTGGCGAAGCAAACTCAACCATGATATTCAGAAGAAACTGGGTAACAAACAGCAAACAGGTTTCTGGGCAGAGCCATGGAAGATAGATTAA
- a CDS encoding FIVAR domain-containing protein yields the protein MKKNLKRSGAALLAAVLAATSLGYAGIVSAAGTELDFKLTQEQKFANPEMEYRPYARWWLAEGSHTDQTLKESIQELYEDGFGGIEFVTLDESAYLDDATYAWGSPEWVHDSKLIIEECQKLGMSVSMTGGTNWATANLINITPNQEEASQELGYATVEVAPGETFDGVLPKCVLPDGVTKQVFKEVVGIQVVEKGSDLGSFTKGDYTPTTLDMDSSVVLTDAVVDNEDGSYSLNYQNNSSQPVYIFAFYQYGTGESYKPASTGQSYTINYLSKAGANAFIDYWDSHVLTDDVKQIINQIEECDMYMDSLELRAKGNDTTGQLWCSEMFKEFQQRTGYDMTKYLPFLIIQNAGGRVGSVLNTGGNFGNEIVYSFQASNSQSQVVAQNLQNDFYQTMTELYMENCLDVLREWLHENNMKLRAENSYGKTFEISQPIQSLDYVETESLEFFTDLDLFRGMSGGAHLFDKRYSSETGANRWVNYYWDNDYYRQIFYTQYAGGVQKIVTHGYSSEYGPDGRVSWPGYEGMKDMYSERFNKRQPASIDYEELYTHLSRIQKVLESGVPQMDIGMLRTDYAYNNGSYTKEHAVRIDNYDSHLHNNQGFYWKDMTLQNEGYTYDYFSPYLLTADGVTSKNGLVNADGVAYQALIVMQNELPYDAAVQLLEWAKNGLPVVFVNNVVEEIGNDWEKINTIAGSTTGSNDNNDAKLADVVTEIKQQPTVKTVDSPELADEALKELGVYPRAQYMDSNTNLLSVMRKDNDATYLYLYNYMYEDTIPYATQVSVEGSFQPYVLDTWSGEISEVADFVVKNGRTILNVELDPGEVMVFVLAETNEPVNSIVGTENVYKVMDVNGETMLAVSESGNVVATYSDGTTITEEVTAPADVPLDKWNLVVDSYEPGDKKTRTATTEETGITTTEVTYETNHVMIDVGTLEELASWKDIPAIGEEISGIGTYTSTFVLPEDWDVDINGLEFKAESYSGGTVAITVNGEKLSVNMDSSTIDISDYVHPGKNIIEVRVTTTLRNRMIVQGYSGWNMSPAIQVNQVIPDDYGMVGETELITYTKVPATVSHTDNSILNAVITYAETAKESGEYDNAIKSVQKSFDAALENAKTVVNNAGATQEEVNAAWKTLLNEIHKLGFVAGDKTELASLIEAANEINAELDRYVEAGKAEFTAALEAAKGVYNDGDAMQAEINEVADNLLNTMLNLRFKADKSILEEVLAEAGKVDANTYTAESYAALQAAVAEAKDVYNNENATQEEVDAAVTNVQAAMDQLVTVDGSVPEETTPSTDDTATQTGQESTTPKANAAKTGDFAPIAGMAAITLAGAALVLSRKKK from the coding sequence ATGAAAAAGAATTTAAAACGCAGTGGAGCTGCATTGCTTGCGGCTGTACTGGCAGCTACCAGTCTGGGTTACGCCGGTATTGTATCCGCAGCGGGCACAGAACTTGACTTTAAATTAACGCAGGAACAGAAATTTGCCAACCCGGAAATGGAATATCGCCCTTATGCCAGGTGGTGGCTGGCGGAAGGTTCCCACACCGACCAAACCCTGAAAGAATCCATACAGGAACTATACGAAGATGGGTTTGGTGGGATTGAATTTGTTACCCTGGATGAATCCGCCTATCTGGATGACGCCACCTATGCGTGGGGTTCCCCAGAATGGGTACACGATTCTAAGCTGATTATTGAGGAATGCCAAAAACTTGGAATGAGTGTTAGTATGACCGGTGGTACCAACTGGGCAACAGCAAACTTAATTAACATAACACCAAATCAAGAAGAAGCATCCCAAGAGCTGGGTTACGCAACAGTGGAAGTTGCCCCAGGAGAAACCTTCGATGGTGTTCTGCCTAAATGTGTTCTGCCAGACGGTGTGACTAAACAGGTATTTAAAGAAGTGGTTGGTATACAGGTGGTGGAAAAAGGCTCCGATTTAGGCAGCTTTACCAAAGGGGATTATACCCCAACTACCCTAGATATGGATTCTTCGGTGGTTTTGACCGATGCTGTGGTGGACAACGAGGATGGTAGCTATAGCCTAAACTACCAAAACAACAGTAGTCAACCGGTTTATATCTTCGCATTTTACCAGTATGGCACTGGGGAATCTTACAAACCTGCTTCAACTGGACAGAGTTATACCATCAATTACCTTTCTAAAGCAGGCGCAAATGCTTTTATCGATTACTGGGATTCCCATGTGCTAACTGATGATGTCAAACAGATCATCAACCAGATTGAGGAATGCGATATGTACATGGATTCCCTTGAACTACGGGCAAAAGGTAACGATACCACCGGACAGTTATGGTGTAGTGAGATGTTTAAGGAATTCCAGCAGAGAACTGGCTACGATATGACGAAATATCTACCATTCCTGATCATTCAGAATGCTGGGGGTCGTGTGGGAAGTGTCCTGAATACAGGAGGGAACTTTGGAAACGAAATTGTGTACTCTTTCCAGGCATCTAACTCACAAAGTCAGGTAGTCGCACAAAACCTACAAAATGATTTTTACCAGACCATGACGGAGCTCTATATGGAAAACTGCTTAGATGTTTTAAGGGAGTGGCTCCATGAAAACAACATGAAGTTACGGGCAGAAAATTCTTACGGAAAAACTTTTGAGATTTCCCAGCCAATCCAGTCCCTGGATTACGTGGAAACCGAATCCCTGGAATTCTTTACTGACCTTGACCTGTTCCGTGGAATGTCCGGTGGGGCGCACCTGTTTGATAAACGGTATTCCTCCGAAACAGGCGCAAACAGATGGGTCAACTATTACTGGGACAATGATTATTACCGCCAGATTTTCTATACACAATACGCTGGCGGCGTGCAAAAGATAGTAACCCATGGCTATTCTTCCGAATACGGTCCGGACGGCAGGGTGAGCTGGCCAGGTTATGAAGGCATGAAAGATATGTATTCCGAACGGTTCAACAAACGCCAGCCAGCGTCGATTGATTATGAGGAATTATACACACATTTAAGCCGTATCCAAAAGGTATTGGAATCCGGAGTGCCACAGATGGATATTGGTATGCTGCGGACGGATTATGCATACAACAATGGTAGTTATACCAAAGAACATGCCGTACGGATTGACAACTATGACAGCCATCTCCACAACAACCAGGGTTTTTATTGGAAGGATATGACCCTGCAAAACGAAGGCTATACTTATGATTATTTCTCTCCTTACTTGCTCACAGCTGATGGCGTAACAAGTAAAAATGGACTTGTCAACGCGGATGGTGTAGCTTATCAAGCATTAATTGTTATGCAAAACGAACTACCTTACGACGCAGCGGTGCAGTTGCTGGAATGGGCTAAAAACGGGCTTCCAGTGGTATTTGTAAACAATGTAGTAGAGGAAATCGGAAACGACTGGGAAAAAATAAATACCATTGCAGGCAGTACAACCGGAAGTAATGATAACAATGATGCAAAGTTGGCAGACGTGGTGACTGAAATCAAACAACAGCCAACCGTAAAAACAGTAGATTCTCCAGAACTGGCAGATGAAGCGTTAAAAGAGCTTGGTGTGTATCCACGTGCCCAGTATATGGATTCTAACACCAATTTGTTAAGCGTGATGAGAAAAGACAATGATGCTACCTATTTATATCTTTACAACTACATGTATGAGGATACAATCCCATATGCGACACAGGTTTCAGTAGAGGGAAGTTTCCAGCCATATGTACTGGATACTTGGAGCGGAGAAATTTCCGAAGTAGCGGATTTCGTAGTAAAAAATGGTAGGACCATTTTGAATGTGGAATTGGATCCAGGAGAAGTCATGGTATTTGTCCTAGCAGAAACCAATGAGCCAGTAAATTCTATTGTAGGGACAGAAAATGTTTATAAAGTGATGGATGTAAATGGGGAAACCATGCTGGCAGTATCCGAAAGTGGTAATGTGGTTGCAACTTACAGCGATGGGACCACGATAACAGAAGAAGTAACAGCTCCAGCGGATGTACCACTGGACAAATGGAATTTAGTTGTGGATTCCTATGAACCTGGAGATAAAAAGACAAGGACAGCTACAACAGAGGAAACCGGTATTACTACCACTGAAGTTACTTATGAAACTAACCACGTAATGATAGACGTTGGGACATTGGAAGAATTAGCATCTTGGAAAGATATCCCCGCAATTGGGGAGGAAATTTCCGGTATAGGGACTTATACCAGTACCTTTGTGCTTCCAGAGGATTGGGATGTTGACATCAATGGATTGGAATTTAAAGCGGAAAGCTATAGCGGAGGAACTGTAGCTATTACAGTAAATGGGGAAAAACTTTCTGTTAATATGGATAGTTCTACCATTGATATTTCCGACTATGTTCATCCAGGGAAAAACATCATTGAAGTGCGGGTAACCACTACACTGCGCAACCGAATGATTGTACAAGGATATAGTGGATGGAATATGTCCCCTGCTATACAGGTAAATCAGGTTATTCCTGATGACTATGGTATGGTTGGTGAAACAGAACTGATCACCTATACAAAAGTACCTGCAACAGTATCTCATACAGACAACTCTATTCTAAACGCAGTTATTACTTATGCAGAAACTGCCAAAGAAAGTGGCGAATATGACAACGCCATTAAAAGCGTACAGAAATCCTTTGACGCTGCTTTGGAAAATGCGAAAACAGTAGTAAACAATGCTGGGGCTACCCAGGAAGAAGTGAACGCAGCATGGAAAACCTTGCTGAATGAAATCCATAAATTAGGATTTGTAGCTGGGGATAAAACAGAACTGGCTTCCCTGATAGAAGCAGCAAATGAAATCAATGCAGAACTTGACCGTTATGTGGAAGCAGGAAAAGCGGAATTCACCGCAGCATTAGAAGCAGCCAAGGGTGTATACAATGACGGAGACGCCATGCAGGCAGAAATCAATGAAGTAGCAGACAATCTGTTAAATACAATGCTGAATTTACGGTTCAAAGCAGATAAATCTATCCTGGAAGAAGTCCTTGCGGAAGCAGGCAAAGTAGATGCAAACACATACACAGCAGAAAGCTACGCAGCATTACAAGCAGCAGTAGCAGAAGCAAAGGATGTATACAACAATGAAAACGCAACTCAGGAAGAAGTAGATGCAGCAGTAACAAATGTACAAGCTGCAATGGATCAATTAGTAACAGTAGATGGAAGTGTTCCAGAAGAAACAACACCGTCCACTGATGATACAGCTACTCAAACTGGACAAGAATCCACTACACCAAAAGCAAACGCAGCGAAGACAGGTGACTTTGCACCAATTGCTGGAATGGCAGCAATCACCTTAGCAGGAGCTGCATTGGTTCTCTCCCGTAAGAAAAAATAA
- a CDS encoding AraC family transcriptional regulator yields the protein MDYFDLPYTTITYNTTHNNIDRIQQQNERQKKKLDLSFYSNTECNMSGTVHRFGPFYVSQNAKKDLVYPATFLLMEANKEYYTKREGLNCFELRYTISGSGKLTYQNKTYQLNPGDGFLIDNRIYHYYRAEKQGWTSTIFHLDGNLVKSVYRQFAENGNFVFHKEICPSFELYQHEIIRTLKSISPYREYKASCLADLLLTEILTNTVHKNPASFDVPELIRKISSYIDKNYAEITSIDALCKSFYVSREYISRQFTKYIGLSPKEYLTHVRIHQAKVLLKSTTQPVSGIAYQVGFNDESYFIKVFKKLEHMTPLQYRKHSIF from the coding sequence ATGGATTATTTTGATTTGCCTTACACTACTATTACATATAATACAACCCATAACAATATCGACCGGATCCAGCAGCAGAACGAACGACAAAAAAAGAAATTGGACCTTTCCTTTTATAGCAACACCGAATGCAATATGTCCGGAACTGTTCACCGATTCGGACCGTTCTACGTAAGCCAGAACGCAAAAAAAGATTTGGTTTATCCGGCAACATTCTTGTTGATGGAAGCCAATAAAGAATACTATACTAAGCGTGAAGGACTCAATTGTTTTGAACTCAGATATACCATATCTGGTTCTGGAAAGTTGACTTATCAAAACAAAACCTATCAGTTAAATCCAGGAGATGGTTTTCTGATTGATAACCGGATTTATCACTATTACCGAGCAGAGAAGCAGGGATGGACTAGTACGATATTCCATTTAGATGGTAATTTGGTCAAAAGCGTATATAGGCAGTTTGCAGAAAACGGAAACTTTGTATTTCACAAAGAAATCTGTCCTAGCTTTGAGCTTTACCAGCATGAAATTATCCGCACCTTAAAGAGCATCTCCCCTTACCGGGAATATAAGGCGTCTTGTCTAGCGGATCTGCTTCTGACAGAAATTTTGACCAATACCGTCCACAAAAACCCGGCATCATTTGATGTACCAGAGCTAATCCGGAAAATATCCAGCTATATAGATAAAAATTATGCCGAGATCACTAGTATTGACGCCTTGTGCAAATCCTTTTATGTCAGCCGGGAATATATTTCCCGCCAGTTTACCAAGTATATTGGCTTATCCCCTAAGGAATACCTAACCCATGTTCGGATCCATCAGGCGAAAGTGTTGTTAAAATCAACCACACAGCCTGTCAGCGGGATTGCCTATCAGGTTGGATTTAATGATGAATCCTATTTTATCAAGGTGTTTAAAAAGCTGGAACATATGACCCCATTACAATACCGTAAACACAGTATTTTTTAA
- a CDS encoding glycosyl hydrolase gives MKGKRLSKALAVALGLSIMATSMASTVSAIDTTEEGAKTFAEKMNDRFQNPENEYKVETRWWLAEGSHTDETLRESIKELHDYGIGAVEFVTLDESAYLDDATYAWGSEEWIHDSHLIVEECNKYGMGVSFTSGTHWASANLTTINPDEEKASQELSYTTIDVSSGQKYDGKLILPELPGTATKADLVKVTVAKKASTDGKVTNLDQNSMQDITSMVAQQADGSYNIQYTAPQDGDYTVFAFWQHGTSETYKPASTGEAYTINYFSKEGANALIEYWNEHVLDESLKQLIKENGDVSLYMDSLELSPHGVNTTGNLWCSNYLEEFQNRRGYDLTPYLPLIITPGFAVHTEKNYIYNLEGNSDLCTSILNDVFQTNTELYMENCLDVLRDWCHEFGMTLRAEPAYGQMFDITQPIKSVDYVEAESWEFGCEPEKFRSQAGAAHLYDKTYSSETGALLSHNYTQSNNDWRQVYYTQFASGVQRTILHGYSSAYGPEQNVQWPGYEGMQTVFSDRFNKRQPNSIDYADLNQHLARTQKVLRQGVPQMDIGILRTDYYWNCLQCFQGFDYSQNVLRRHEGIYWQDMTLQDAGYTYDYFSPVLLQDQDITCENGLVQADGVGYQALIVYQEELPYESAQVLYEWAKNGLSVVIIDGPTQEQMRNSIVKTNESAAITTGFNDGKDKELASVMEQLKTLDTVAVVETQAEAYDALVGLGVHPRAEYTESNNNLMSVMRKDDDATYLYLYNYMYTENENYKGQVSVDGIYQPYVLDTWSGEVTEVGDFAYENGRTILNVDLAPGDIMVFALDPNDQAAKTVVSSTNVDKVVIEDGSPMMYVPSTGEASIAYSNGTSYTTSVTVPEDITLDTWNLTVQDWQPGEKVTRTEDRGLGYTTTEVTYDTNKVDINVGETELIPWKDIPSVGEKVSGVGTYTTSFTLPENWNTKNNGLIFQVDSMNGGTAAVTVNGQKVAVNMDNCTADISKAVQPGENTIEVRVTSSLRNRMIDVGYSGWMMGTPDIDNYGMEGTATLQTYSKVTATDKSILNSVITYAENAKASGEYDNAIESVQKSFDAALENAKTVANNAGATQEEVDAAWKTLLNEIHKLGFVAGDKTELASLIEAANEINAELDRYVEAGKAEFTAALEIAVAVYEDGDAMQAEINQVADNLLNAMLNLRFKADKSILKDVLAEAGKVDANAYTAESYAALQAAVAKAKDVYNNENANQEEVDAAVTSVQTAIDNLVAVDGTPAETPTEDIAQTGQESTTPKANAAKTGDFAPIAGLAVLVAGVTAIATTKRRK, from the coding sequence TTGAAAGGAAAACGGCTTAGTAAAGCGTTGGCGGTAGCCCTTGGGCTTTCGATTATGGCTACATCCATGGCATCTACGGTGTCCGCTATCGACACAACAGAAGAAGGCGCAAAGACATTTGCGGAAAAAATGAACGATCGCTTTCAAAATCCAGAGAATGAGTACAAAGTAGAAACAAGATGGTGGTTAGCGGAAGGTTCTCATACAGACGAAACACTGCGGGAATCCATTAAAGAATTACACGATTATGGGATTGGTGCAGTGGAGTTTGTTACATTAGATGAATCCGCTTATTTGGATGATGCCACTTATGCATGGGGCTCTGAGGAGTGGATTCACGATTCCCATTTGATTGTAGAAGAATGTAATAAATATGGGATGGGAGTTAGCTTTACATCTGGTACCCACTGGGCATCAGCAAACTTGACAACCATTAATCCAGATGAGGAAAAAGCTTCCCAGGAATTGAGTTATACTACAATTGATGTTTCTTCCGGTCAAAAATATGATGGAAAATTAATTTTACCGGAATTACCGGGTACTGCTACCAAAGCGGATCTGGTAAAAGTAACAGTAGCAAAAAAAGCCAGTACAGATGGTAAAGTTACCAACCTGGACCAGAATTCCATGCAGGATATCACCAGCATGGTAGCACAACAGGCAGATGGAAGTTACAACATCCAGTACACTGCTCCACAGGATGGAGATTATACTGTTTTCGCATTTTGGCAGCATGGTACTTCGGAGACTTATAAACCAGCTTCTACTGGAGAAGCCTACACCATTAACTATTTCTCTAAAGAGGGTGCTAATGCTTTAATTGAATATTGGAATGAACATGTGTTGGATGAATCTTTGAAACAGCTCATTAAAGAAAATGGAGATGTATCCTTGTACATGGATTCTCTGGAGCTTAGTCCACACGGTGTAAATACAACAGGGAACCTGTGGTGTTCCAACTATCTAGAAGAATTTCAAAACCGTCGTGGTTATGATTTAACCCCATATTTGCCGTTGATTATTACTCCAGGTTTCGCAGTACACACCGAAAAAAATTATATTTATAATCTGGAAGGAAATTCTGATTTATGTACCAGTATTTTAAATGATGTATTCCAAACCAATACCGAATTATATATGGAAAATTGTTTGGATGTGCTTCGTGATTGGTGCCATGAATTTGGTATGACATTGCGTGCGGAACCGGCATATGGACAGATGTTTGATATTACCCAGCCAATTAAATCGGTTGATTATGTAGAAGCGGAATCGTGGGAATTTGGTTGTGAACCAGAAAAATTCCGTAGTCAGGCCGGAGCAGCGCACTTATACGATAAAACATATTCTTCCGAGACCGGTGCGCTATTGAGTCATAACTATACTCAAAGTAACAACGATTGGCGACAGGTATACTATACCCAGTTTGCTTCTGGTGTGCAGAGGACAATTTTACATGGATATTCTTCCGCATATGGTCCAGAACAAAATGTACAATGGCCTGGATATGAAGGGATGCAGACAGTATTTTCAGACAGATTTAATAAACGCCAGCCAAATTCCATTGACTATGCAGATTTAAACCAACATTTAGCACGGACGCAGAAAGTCCTCCGTCAGGGTGTTCCACAAATGGACATTGGTATTTTACGAACGGATTATTATTGGAACTGCTTACAGTGCTTCCAGGGTTTTGATTATTCCCAAAATGTACTCCGCCGTCATGAAGGTATCTACTGGCAAGATATGACCTTGCAGGATGCTGGATATACCTATGATTATTTCTCACCAGTATTATTGCAGGATCAGGATATTACCTGTGAAAACGGTCTTGTTCAGGCGGACGGAGTAGGGTATCAGGCTTTGATCGTATATCAGGAAGAACTGCCCTATGAAAGTGCCCAGGTATTATATGAATGGGCTAAAAACGGGTTGTCAGTAGTTATTATAGATGGCCCTACTCAGGAACAGATGAGAAACAGTATTGTGAAAACCAATGAGTCTGCTGCCATTACAACTGGTTTTAATGATGGTAAGGACAAAGAGTTAGCCAGTGTTATGGAACAATTGAAAACATTAGATACTGTAGCTGTTGTTGAAACACAGGCAGAAGCATACGATGCCTTAGTTGGATTGGGAGTTCATCCGCGTGCAGAATATACCGAATCTAACAACAACTTAATGTCTGTGATGCGGAAAGATGATGACGCAACCTATTTATATCTATACAACTACATGTATACGGAAAATGAAAACTATAAAGGACAAGTATCAGTAGATGGAATTTATCAGCCTTATGTATTGGACACTTGGTCAGGGGAAGTGACAGAAGTAGGGGATTTCGCTTATGAAAACGGTAGGACGATCCTAAATGTAGATTTAGCACCAGGAGATATTATGGTATTTGCGTTAGATCCAAATGATCAGGCAGCAAAAACAGTCGTATCTTCTACTAATGTGGATAAAGTAGTCATTGAAGACGGCAGTCCTATGATGTATGTTCCATCCACTGGGGAAGCATCCATTGCCTATAGCAATGGTACCAGCTATACCACGAGTGTGACTGTTCCGGAAGATATTACTCTGGATACCTGGAACCTGACAGTACAGGACTGGCAGCCTGGAGAGAAAGTAACCCGTACAGAAGATAGAGGTTTAGGATATACCACAACTGAAGTAACTTATGATACCAATAAAGTGGATATCAATGTGGGAGAAACAGAATTAATCCCATGGAAAGATATTCCTTCAGTAGGGGAAAAAGTATCCGGTGTAGGAACATATACCACAAGCTTTACATTACCAGAAAACTGGAATACAAAAAATAACGGCTTGATATTCCAAGTAGATTCCATGAATGGTGGTACTGCGGCGGTAACCGTAAACGGACAAAAAGTAGCGGTAAACATGGATAACTGTACTGCCGATATTTCCAAAGCCGTACAACCAGGTGAAAACACAATTGAAGTAAGGGTAACCAGCAGTCTGCGTAACAGAATGATTGATGTAGGATATTCCGGATGGATGATGGGTACTCCAGACATAGATAATTACGGTATGGAAGGTACAGCAACTTTACAAACTTATTCTAAAGTGACAGCAACAGACAAATCTATCTTAAATTCTGTAATTACCTACGCGGAAAACGCAAAAGCCAGTGGCGAATATGACAACGCCATTGAAAGCGTACAGAAATCCTTTGACGCTGCTTTGGAAAATGCGAAAACAGTAGCAAACAATGCTGGGGCTACCCAGGAAGAAGTAGACGCAGCATGGAAAACCTTGCTGAATGAAATCCACAAATTAGGATTTGTAGCAGGAGATAAAACAGAACTGGCTTCCCTGATAGAAGCAGCAAATGAAATCAATGCAGAACTTGACCGTTATGTGGAAGCAGGCAAAGCGGAATTCACCGCAGCATTAGAAATAGCAGTAGCGGTATATGAAGATGGCGATGCCATGCAAGCAGAAATCAACCAAGTAGCGGATAATTTATTAAATGCAATGCTGAATCTACGGTTCAAAGCAGATAAGTCTATCTTGAAAGATGTTCTTGCGGAAGCAGGCAAAGTAGATGCAAACGCATACACAGCAGAGAGTTACGCAGCATTGCAAGCAGCAGTAGCAAAAGCAAAGGATGTATACAACAATGAAAACGCAAACCAGGAAGAAGTAGATGCAGCAGTAACAAGTGTACAAACAGCAATAGATAACCTGGTAGCAGTAGATGGAACCCCTGCTGAAACTCCAACCGAAGATATTGCCCAGACAGGACAGGAATCCACCACACCAAAAGCAAACGCAGCGAAAACAGGCGATTTTGCACCAATCGCAGGGTTAGCGGTATTGGTAGCAGGCGTAACAGCTATTGCTACGACAAAGAGAAGAAAATAA
- a CDS encoding AraC family transcriptional regulator: protein MAKILLKLKDKRERPIGYTEKEDYYPFKDASIVIAPHTNTYENPPHKHDFFEFVYIHQGSCTNIIDSVSIPLKQGDICLMNTNAMHQIKLNNVKQDIIFNLLVKESIMDSFHFKIYSSNDFVTNFFLKSIDKRRQEQNYILFSNNTETEQTDFFCKMIQEQFSKKIYKSPKISYLFDCFMIELIRSYQSTVDQSHMKNKQEDTFSKMLEYIEQNSATVTLDELGKKYGYHPQHLSKLIKQYSGSSFQALLTDIRLQQACMLLRENKLSISSIIQKLGYSNRTWFHKLFQEKYHLTPGEYREQQLKAKNQIQASYHE, encoded by the coding sequence ATGGCTAAGATCCTTTTAAAATTGAAAGATAAAAGAGAACGACCCATTGGTTATACAGAAAAAGAGGATTATTATCCTTTTAAAGACGCAAGTATCGTTATTGCTCCACATACGAATACGTATGAAAACCCTCCCCATAAACACGATTTTTTTGAATTCGTTTATATTCATCAAGGCTCCTGTACAAATATTATTGATTCCGTTTCCATTCCTTTAAAACAAGGAGACATCTGCCTAATGAACACGAACGCGATGCATCAGATAAAGTTAAATAATGTAAAACAAGATATTATCTTTAATTTGCTGGTTAAAGAATCTATCATGGATAGTTTCCATTTTAAAATATATTCTTCTAATGATTTTGTTACCAATTTCTTTTTAAAATCTATTGATAAACGACGCCAGGAACAAAATTATATTTTATTTTCCAATAACACCGAAACAGAACAAACAGATTTTTTCTGTAAAATGATTCAAGAACAGTTTTCTAAAAAAATCTATAAATCCCCTAAAATTTCATACCTGTTTGATTGCTTTATGATTGAATTAATCCGTTCTTATCAATCTACAGTCGATCAATCCCACATGAAAAACAAACAAGAAGATACTTTTTCCAAAATGTTAGAATATATTGAACAAAATAGTGCTACTGTCACATTAGATGAACTTGGAAAAAAATATGGATATCATCCGCAGCATCTTTCGAAATTAATTAAACAATATAGTGGAAGTAGTTTTCAAGCTCTTTTAACAGATATTCGATTACAACAAGCTTGTATGCTATTAAGGGAAAACAAACTATCTATTTCCTCAATTATTCAAAAATTGGGATATTCTAATCGTACCTGGTTTCATAAGCTCTTTCAGGAAAAATATCATTTAACGCCAGGAGAATACCGGGAACAACAGCTAAAAGCAAAAAATCAAATACAGGCATCCTATCATGAATAA